A single genomic interval of Syntrophobotulus glycolicus DSM 8271 harbors:
- the trpD gene encoding anthranilate phosphoribosyltransferase, giving the protein MIKEIIAKLAGLENLTAEEAASAMNEIMEGEATQAQIGAFLIALRMKGESIEEITGCARVMREKADRVAINRAEAIDIVGTGGDCANTFNISTCSAFIVAAAGVPVAKHGNRSVSSRCGSADVLEALGTNITLTPESAAECLQKSNICFMFAQSYHKSMKYVAGPRKEIGLRTIFNILGPLANPAKVQNQLLGVCDEQLLEPLTKALAGLGVRNIMTVNSQEGLDEISVSAPTNVYEYRRGQFSRYLLDPQDYGFKPGTLDDVRGGDALENAGIIKDILSGKLHGPKRDIVLLNAGAALYTAEKTGTIGEGIALAAAVIDHGAASLKLEEYGKISNRMKERSS; this is encoded by the coding sequence ATGATTAAAGAAATCATCGCCAAACTGGCCGGCTTGGAAAATCTTACGGCAGAGGAAGCGGCTTCAGCCATGAACGAAATTATGGAGGGGGAAGCCACTCAGGCCCAAATCGGAGCTTTTCTGATTGCTTTGCGGATGAAAGGGGAGAGTATTGAAGAGATTACGGGCTGTGCCAGGGTTATGCGGGAGAAGGCCGACAGAGTTGCGATCAATCGCGCGGAGGCCATAGATATTGTGGGGACCGGCGGAGATTGTGCCAATACCTTTAATATTTCCACCTGTTCAGCCTTTATTGTCGCGGCGGCAGGGGTCCCTGTAGCTAAACACGGCAATAGGTCTGTTTCCAGCAGGTGCGGCAGTGCCGATGTGCTGGAAGCCCTCGGAACCAATATTACGCTTACACCGGAGAGTGCTGCGGAATGTCTGCAAAAATCCAATATTTGTTTTATGTTTGCCCAGTCTTATCATAAATCGATGAAATATGTGGCCGGACCGCGCAAAGAAATCGGCTTGCGGACAATCTTCAATATTCTGGGGCCTCTTGCCAATCCGGCCAAGGTGCAGAACCAGTTGCTCGGGGTCTGTGACGAACAATTGCTTGAGCCGCTGACCAAAGCCCTCGCGGGCTTGGGGGTGCGCAATATCATGACAGTTAACAGCCAGGAAGGTCTGGATGAAATCTCCGTTTCCGCTCCGACGAATGTATATGAATACCGCCGGGGGCAATTTTCCCGTTATCTGCTCGATCCTCAGGACTATGGCTTTAAACCGGGCACACTTGATGATGTGCGCGGGGGAGATGCCTTGGAGAATGCCGGGATCATTAAAGACATCCTGTCCGGGAAGCTCCATGGCCCCAAACGCGACATCGTCTTACTGAATGCGGGGGCAGCCCTTTATACGGCGGAGAAGACGGGTACAATCGGGGAAGGCATCGCGCTGGCAGCCGCTGTAATAGATCATGGCGCGGCATCCCTCAAGCTTGAGGAATACGGCAAAATATCCAATAGGATGAAGGAGAGGTCATCATGA
- a CDS encoding anthranilate synthase component II yields the protein MILIIDNYDSFTYNLYQYVGSIDPDVTVVRNDRMTTEQIRESNPSHLIISPGPGFPRQAGISIETVQKLGAEYPILGVCLGHQAIGEAYGGKIVHGPEPVHGKTARARLDPGCPLFAAMPEEIEAGRYHSLVVERESLPKELMITAETEEGLIMAIQHRHYPVFGVQFHPESVLTPEGLKIIENFLAFRKGGEQ from the coding sequence ATGATTCTGATCATCGATAATTATGATTCTTTTACCTATAACCTTTACCAATATGTCGGCAGTATCGATCCCGATGTGACCGTAGTAAGGAATGACCGGATGACGACAGAACAGATCCGGGAATCCAACCCTTCACACTTGATTATTTCCCCCGGTCCGGGATTTCCGCGGCAGGCCGGCATCAGCATCGAGACGGTGCAAAAGCTTGGAGCGGAGTATCCGATTTTGGGTGTGTGCCTGGGACATCAGGCGATTGGGGAAGCTTACGGGGGAAAGATCGTTCATGGGCCGGAACCGGTACACGGAAAGACGGCTCGGGCCAGGCTTGATCCCGGCTGTCCGCTATTCGCGGCAATGCCCGAAGAGATTGAGGCGGGGCGTTATCACTCCCTGGTTGTGGAAAGGGAATCACTCCCCAAAGAGCTGATGATTACGGCGGAGACGGAGGAAGGCTTGATCATGGCCATACAGCACCGTCATTATCCGGTCTTCGGGGTGCAGTTTCATCCGGAATCTGTCCTCACCCCCGAGGGTCTGAAAATCATCGAGAATTTTTTAGCTTTTCGTAAGGGGGGAGAACAATGA
- a CDS encoding phosphoribosylanthranilate isomerase — translation MPIIKICGLSRREDIAAVNEYKPDYAGFVFAESRRGIEPAKAAALIRELSPEIKPVGVFVNMAIGDLLKIVKECRLAAVQLHGDEDQRYLESLRNKLPAGTVIMKAVRVKDRQALIALAGIRSDVLLLDAYHDGVMGGTGQVFDWKLLKEVKQPYLLAGGLNGENIERALETVNPYGVDVSSGVETAGSKDKDKIADFINKVRSYEKSQVRSKDRGGIKNG, via the coding sequence GTGCCAATAATCAAGATCTGCGGTTTAAGCAGGAGAGAGGATATTGCCGCGGTTAATGAATATAAGCCTGATTATGCCGGTTTTGTCTTTGCAGAAAGCAGACGCGGGATTGAACCGGCCAAAGCGGCGGCTTTGATCAGGGAACTGAGTCCCGAAATCAAGCCTGTCGGTGTCTTTGTCAATATGGCAATAGGCGATCTGTTGAAGATTGTGAAGGAATGCCGTCTGGCAGCGGTACAGCTGCATGGAGATGAGGATCAGAGGTATCTGGAGAGTCTGAGGAACAAACTGCCTGCCGGAACTGTGATCATGAAAGCGGTACGGGTGAAAGACAGGCAGGCACTGATCGCCTTGGCAGGTATTCGGAGCGATGTTCTTTTGCTGGATGCTTATCATGACGGTGTAATGGGCGGGACGGGCCAGGTTTTTGACTGGAAGCTGCTCAAGGAAGTGAAACAACCGTACCTGCTGGCCGGCGGCCTGAATGGGGAGAACATCGAACGGGCGCTGGAAACAGTCAATCCCTATGGGGTTGATGTCAGTTCGGGAGTGGAAACGGCAGGAAGCAAGGACAAAGATAAAATTGCGGACTTCATCAATAAAGTCAGGTCATATGAAAAAAGTCAGGTCAGATCAAAGGACCGGGGAGGGATAAAAAATGGATAA
- a CDS encoding cobyric acid synthase, whose protein sequence is MTKAIMIQGTASNAGKSLITAGLCRILAQDGYSVAPFKSQNMALNSFITGEGLEMGRAQVVQAEAAGLEPSVLMNPVLLKPTSDRGSQVIVQGEVVGTMTAAEYFRYKVSLVPIIRKAYQALAQKHEIIVIEGAGSPAEINLKEQDIVNMGMARIARAPVLLVADIDRGGVFASLYGTVMLLEEDERKLIKGSVINKFRGDPEILKPGLTMIEAKTGIPVLGTVPYLAIDLEDEDSLADRFDREKTVRTVDIAVLKLPRLSNFTDFNVLELLPEVSLRYVRKTSEFGNPDLIIIPGTKNTMGDLLWLRQNGLEAEIQKFAARGAVIFGICGGYQMLGHTLEDPYGVEHGGTLAGMGLLDISTVFASAKTRTQVRGRFTRLEGILEGLSGIPFHGYEIHMGISPDSLALPLTLLEDLSGSAGKKADGGQKGNIFGSYVHGIFDDEGVAQALVRCFLKSKGIEETGVGPVNYRAYKDGQYNLLAEALRQTLDMDAIYTILEEGIGQDV, encoded by the coding sequence ATGACTAAAGCAATCATGATTCAAGGAACAGCCTCCAATGCCGGAAAAAGTCTGATTACAGCCGGGCTTTGCCGGATATTGGCTCAGGACGGCTATTCGGTTGCGCCCTTTAAATCTCAGAACATGGCCCTCAATTCCTTTATTACTGGGGAAGGGCTGGAAATGGGCCGGGCGCAGGTTGTACAGGCCGAAGCCGCCGGCCTGGAACCCTCGGTGCTGATGAATCCTGTCCTCCTGAAACCCACCAGTGACCGGGGATCACAGGTGATCGTCCAGGGAGAGGTTGTCGGGACCATGACGGCGGCCGAATATTTCCGCTATAAGGTCTCGCTTGTCCCCATTATCCGCAAAGCCTATCAGGCCCTGGCTCAAAAGCATGAGATCATCGTGATTGAAGGGGCGGGAAGCCCTGCGGAGATCAACCTCAAGGAACAGGATATTGTCAATATGGGTATGGCCAGGATAGCCCGGGCTCCGGTCTTGCTCGTTGCGGATATCGACAGGGGCGGGGTTTTTGCCTCACTTTATGGAACGGTGATGCTGCTGGAAGAAGATGAACGAAAGCTGATCAAGGGGTCTGTCATCAATAAATTCCGGGGAGATCCGGAAATTTTAAAACCGGGATTAACCATGATTGAGGCCAAAACAGGAATTCCTGTTCTCGGTACGGTGCCGTATCTGGCAATCGATCTGGAAGATGAAGACAGCCTGGCTGACCGCTTCGATAGGGAGAAAACGGTGCGGACCGTGGATATTGCGGTGCTCAAACTGCCCCGCTTGTCCAATTTCACAGACTTTAACGTGTTGGAACTCCTGCCGGAAGTATCGCTTCGTTATGTCCGGAAAACAAGTGAGTTTGGGAACCCCGATCTGATCATCATTCCGGGAACAAAAAATACCATGGGCGACCTGCTGTGGCTCCGGCAAAACGGCCTGGAGGCGGAAATTCAAAAGTTTGCCGCCCGGGGCGCCGTTATCTTTGGTATCTGCGGAGGGTACCAGATGCTGGGGCATACTCTGGAAGATCCCTATGGAGTAGAACATGGAGGCACGCTGGCCGGGATGGGGCTGCTTGATATTTCCACAGTCTTTGCTTCCGCCAAAACCCGTACCCAAGTCCGCGGCAGATTCACCCGGCTGGAAGGGATACTCGAAGGATTGTCCGGGATTCCCTTCCACGGCTATGAAATTCACATGGGGATTTCCCCCGACAGCCTGGCACTGCCTTTAACTTTATTGGAAGATCTGAGCGGTTCGGCCGGAAAAAAAGCGGACGGAGGTCAAAAGGGGAATATTTTCGGCAGCTATGTTCATGGAATTTTTGATGATGAAGGGGTGGCCCAGGCCTTGGTCCGCTGCTTCCTCAAAAGTAAAGGCATAGAGGAAACCGGGGTCGGCCCGGTCAATTACCGGGCGTATAAGGACGGGCAGTATAATTTGTTGGCTGAAGCCCTGCGGCAGACACTGGATATGGACGCCATTTATACCATTTTGGAAGAAGGGATAGGACAGGATGTTTGA
- a CDS encoding precorrin-8X methylmutase, whose protein sequence is MFEQLTPEEIEKRSFEIITRELEDTELAPDHADIIKRVIHTTADFDYVHNLYFSDGVVSKALRAIQNGVSIVTDTRMARAGINARSLARFGGEVFCFMADEDVALRAKTEKTTRAAVCMEKAVSLNRPLIFAIGNAPTALIKLQALIERKAVRPELVIAVPVGFVNVVESKELMMRTDVPLIVARGRKGGSNVAAAICNALIYKLGKPEK, encoded by the coding sequence ATGTTTGAGCAGCTGACCCCTGAAGAAATCGAAAAGAGAAGTTTTGAAATCATCACCCGAGAACTGGAGGATACGGAGCTTGCTCCCGACCACGCCGACATCATCAAACGCGTCATTCATACCACCGCGGATTTTGATTATGTGCATAACCTTTATTTTTCCGACGGTGTGGTATCCAAAGCCCTTCGGGCCATCCAAAACGGGGTCTCGATCGTGACGGATACCCGCATGGCCAGGGCTGGGATTAATGCCCGGAGCCTGGCCCGTTTCGGCGGCGAAGTGTTTTGCTTCATGGCGGACGAAGATGTCGCGCTCAGAGCCAAAACCGAAAAAACGACCAGAGCTGCGGTCTGTATGGAAAAGGCCGTTTCTCTGAACAGGCCGCTGATTTTCGCCATCGGAAACGCGCCCACTGCGCTGATCAAGCTTCAGGCCCTGATCGAGCGGAAAGCGGTCCGACCGGAGCTGGTGATTGCGGTCCCGGTGGGCTTTGTCAATGTGGTTGAATCCAAGGAGCTCATGATGAGGACAGATGTTCCCCTCATTGTGGCCCGGGGCCGAAAAGGCGGCAGCAATGTTGCCGCCGCCATCTGCAACGCACTGATTTATAAACTCGGAAAACCGGAAAAATAA
- a CDS encoding MFS transporter — protein sequence MATNPRSWKRNIVLFLSSQVISLFGSSLVQCAMSWYITLETQSGTMMTIAMICGFLPMFLISPFAGVWADRYDLKKLIILTDALVAVSTLGLALAFWAGSRDFQLIFAVMAVRGIGQGIQLPAVNALIPRLVPEDKLMRINSINSSAQSGMMLLSPALAAALMALAPLETIFFIDVATAAAAIAIFGLFVHLEKSGSRPAQETKVDYFQDLRLGLKYIAHHHIVSRLFMFNAVMMLMAAPVAVLYALQVTRLFGADAWRLSAADIGFSVGMLLGGLIMMSWGGFKNRHRTITLGMYIFSAGTVLCGVIDHFWLYIVLMVAVGLAMPIFSTPFTVLLQEKVEPEYLGRVFSFMTMLASLAMPLGLLVFGPLADSIGLSELFIITGAVQFITTLFFMLNKPLAEAGRQQAS from the coding sequence ATGGCTACAAATCCTAGATCTTGGAAAAGGAATATCGTCCTCTTCCTTTCAAGCCAGGTAATCTCTCTGTTCGGCTCATCTCTGGTCCAATGCGCAATGTCATGGTACATAACGCTGGAAACGCAGTCCGGTACGATGATGACCATCGCTATGATTTGCGGTTTTTTGCCGATGTTCCTCATTTCTCCGTTTGCAGGGGTATGGGCGGACCGCTATGACCTAAAAAAGCTGATTATTCTCACGGATGCCCTGGTCGCGGTATCGACACTGGGACTTGCCCTCGCCTTTTGGGCAGGCTCGCGAGATTTCCAGCTGATTTTCGCTGTCATGGCTGTGCGCGGCATCGGACAGGGGATTCAGCTGCCTGCTGTCAACGCGCTCATCCCAAGACTGGTGCCCGAAGACAAGCTGATGCGCATCAACAGCATCAACAGCTCGGCTCAGTCCGGCATGATGCTGCTCTCACCCGCGCTCGCCGCGGCCCTGATGGCTTTGGCACCGTTGGAAACCATATTCTTTATCGATGTGGCAACAGCAGCGGCAGCCATTGCAATTTTCGGACTCTTCGTACACCTTGAAAAAAGCGGAAGCCGCCCCGCCCAGGAAACTAAAGTCGATTATTTCCAGGACTTGCGGCTTGGACTGAAGTATATTGCCCACCATCATATTGTATCGAGACTTTTCATGTTTAATGCCGTGATGATGCTCATGGCGGCACCGGTGGCAGTGCTCTACGCTTTACAGGTCACGAGACTGTTCGGAGCCGATGCCTGGAGGCTTTCAGCAGCAGACATCGGGTTCTCGGTGGGAATGTTGCTTGGCGGGCTGATCATGATGTCCTGGGGCGGCTTTAAGAACCGGCACCGGACCATCACTCTGGGGATGTACATCTTTTCGGCGGGAACGGTGTTATGCGGGGTAATCGATCATTTCTGGCTGTACATTGTGCTGATGGTGGCGGTCGGGTTGGCAATGCCCATATTTTCCACCCCCTTTACCGTGCTGCTTCAGGAAAAAGTAGAGCCGGAATACCTGGGGCGTGTGTTCAGTTTTATGACCATGCTGGCCAGTCTGGCGATGCCTTTGGGCTTATTGGTGTTCGGACCCCTTGCGGATAGCATCGGCCTGAGTGAGCTGTTTATCATAACAGGAGCGGTACAATTCATCACAACACTGTTTTTCATGCTGAACAAGCCGCTGGCTGAGGCCGGGCGGCAGCAAGCTTCGTAA
- the trpE gene encoding anthranilate synthase component I, with amino-acid sequence MVYPSFEEAGRKAAGVDFVPVAMETFADMETPVSVFKRFKDTSPYCFLLDSVEGGEKWARYSFIAKDPLLTIRVKDQTTVIQYRDGRVENIRGNPYQIVQDLMSNYKGAKVESMPRLSGGIVGFFGYDLIRSIENLPNPPKDDLDVPTCHFMLVDETIVFDHLQQKLVLIVNMPTKGDLRLNYDRTVERLKVMDQTIRESAAVQRIKDDDRETAPEKAQVQSNISKEDFCDLVAKAKEYINNGDIFQIVLSQRFSMPALHDPLDVYRYLRVSNPSPYMYFLKFKDYCIVGSSPEMLVRCENGIVETCPIAGTRKRGETEEADRKLEEELLEDPKELAEHIMLVDLGRNDIGKVAKFGTVEVSDYMSVLRYSQVMHIGSTVRGEMREDKTSFDALMAVLPAGTLSGAPKIRAMEIIDELETTQRSIYGGAIGFIAFDGSLDCCIAIRTILFKDGMAYVQAGCGVVADSVPEREYEETENKARAVIKALQEVGGII; translated from the coding sequence ATGGTTTACCCGTCATTTGAAGAAGCAGGCAGAAAAGCGGCCGGGGTGGATTTTGTACCGGTTGCGATGGAAACCTTTGCTGATATGGAAACACCGGTCAGCGTTTTTAAAAGATTCAAGGACACCAGCCCCTATTGTTTTTTACTGGACAGTGTTGAGGGGGGCGAAAAGTGGGCCAGGTATTCCTTTATTGCCAAAGATCCTTTGCTGACCATTCGCGTCAAAGATCAAACAACGGTTATTCAGTACAGGGATGGCCGGGTTGAAAACATCCGGGGCAATCCTTATCAAATCGTGCAAGATCTCATGAGCAATTATAAAGGGGCCAAAGTGGAAAGCATGCCCAGGCTTTCCGGAGGTATCGTCGGTTTTTTCGGGTATGACCTGATCCGCAGTATAGAGAACCTGCCCAATCCTCCCAAGGACGATCTCGATGTACCGACCTGTCATTTTATGCTGGTTGATGAAACCATTGTCTTTGACCATTTGCAACAGAAGCTGGTATTGATTGTCAATATGCCCACAAAAGGTGATTTGAGACTGAATTATGACCGTACGGTGGAAAGGCTGAAGGTCATGGATCAAACGATCCGGGAATCCGCTGCCGTTCAAAGGATCAAGGATGATGACAGGGAAACGGCTCCGGAGAAAGCTCAAGTCCAATCAAATATTTCGAAAGAGGATTTCTGTGATCTGGTCGCCAAAGCTAAAGAGTATATCAATAACGGGGATATTTTTCAGATCGTGCTGTCACAGCGCTTCTCGATGCCCGCTCTCCATGATCCGCTTGATGTCTATCGTTATCTCCGGGTATCCAATCCATCCCCTTATATGTATTTTTTGAAATTCAAGGACTATTGTATTGTCGGCTCTTCACCGGAAATGCTGGTGCGCTGTGAAAATGGGATTGTGGAAACCTGCCCGATTGCCGGAACCCGCAAAAGAGGAGAGACTGAGGAAGCGGATCGGAAACTGGAGGAGGAACTGCTCGAAGACCCGAAAGAGCTGGCCGAGCATATCATGCTGGTTGACCTGGGGCGCAACGATATTGGCAAGGTCGCCAAATTCGGGACGGTAGAAGTGAGCGATTATATGTCGGTCTTAAGGTACTCCCAGGTGATGCATATCGGTTCGACTGTCCGGGGTGAAATGAGAGAGGATAAAACATCTTTCGACGCCCTGATGGCTGTTCTGCCTGCCGGGACTCTTTCCGGGGCTCCTAAAATCAGGGCCATGGAAATTATTGATGAGTTGGAGACGACCCAAAGAAGCATTTACGGCGGGGCAATTGGTTTTATTGCTTTTGACGGCAGTCTGGACTGCTGTATCGCCATACGGACCATTCTTTTCAAGGATGGGATGGCCTATGTTCAGGCCGGATGCGGGGTCGTGGCCGATTCCGTTCCCGAGAGAGAATATGAAGAAACGGAAAACAAGGCCAGGGCAGTGATTAAGGCTCTGCAAGAGGTAGGTGGAATAATATGA
- a CDS encoding YibE/F family protein, which produces MDIDHNRGNRSNHYSILAIILAVLILMSFPFVVRGEDNAPAEGTVSTEGTAPAEGIAPAEGTAPAEETVRGKILDITENKEKENDLQYSGGEMKIIYQDIKVHILSGEHKGETVIAQNVIDERMVYNLKLKVGQEVITQIVEDNDGKVVNAYVTEIYRQTYLTYLLILFLFSLVVFGKVKGLKTIVTLAITGLAILKLLLPGILAGYNPILLTVGICAVITALSLFIISGINRKSVAAIIGTTGGVLVAGMIAMIFGSLASLTGLGEQETQMLAFIPRENGFDFEGLLFTAIIIGALGAIMDIAMSISSSLYEIETLKPEITPKELVRAGMNIGGDVMGTMSNTLILAYVGASLPLLLLFMAHAIPFQQFINWDMISSEVVRALAGSIGIILTIPLTTIVATILRKKKKEKAER; this is translated from the coding sequence ATGGATATTGATCATAACAGGGGAAACAGAAGCAACCATTATTCGATCCTGGCTATCATATTGGCGGTATTAATCCTGATGAGTTTTCCATTTGTGGTGCGGGGAGAGGATAACGCACCGGCAGAAGGCACCGTTTCCACAGAAGGCACCGCTCCGGCGGAAGGTATTGCTCCGGCAGAAGGCACTGCCCCGGCGGAAGAGACAGTACGGGGCAAGATCCTTGACATTACGGAAAACAAAGAGAAAGAAAATGACTTGCAGTATTCCGGTGGTGAGATGAAAATTATCTACCAGGATATTAAGGTCCATATTTTATCAGGGGAACATAAAGGCGAGACGGTTATTGCCCAAAATGTGATAGATGAAAGAATGGTTTACAATCTAAAGCTTAAAGTCGGGCAGGAAGTGATCACTCAAATTGTAGAGGACAATGATGGAAAGGTCGTCAATGCCTATGTTACGGAAATTTACAGGCAGACCTATCTGACCTATCTATTAATTCTCTTTCTTTTCAGTCTGGTGGTTTTCGGCAAAGTCAAGGGATTGAAAACAATTGTGACGTTAGCCATTACAGGGCTGGCAATCCTCAAACTCCTTCTCCCCGGAATCCTTGCCGGGTATAACCCTATCCTCCTTACTGTGGGGATCTGTGCGGTGATTACGGCCCTGTCCCTGTTTATCATAAGCGGAATAAACCGCAAATCGGTTGCGGCCATCATTGGGACAACCGGGGGGGTATTGGTAGCCGGGATGATTGCGATGATTTTTGGTTCTTTGGCAAGCCTGACCGGGCTTGGAGAACAGGAAACACAGATGTTGGCTTTTATCCCCAGAGAAAATGGTTTTGACTTTGAAGGGCTGCTTTTTACCGCGATTATTATCGGGGCTTTAGGGGCAATCATGGATATTGCGATGTCTATCTCCTCGTCCCTGTATGAAATTGAAACGCTCAAACCGGAGATTACCCCCAAAGAACTGGTCAGGGCGGGAATGAATATCGGAGGCGATGTTATGGGGACAATGTCCAATACTTTAATTTTAGCTTATGTCGGTGCGTCCTTGCCTTTGCTCCTGCTTTTTATGGCCCATGCTATCCCTTTTCAGCAATTCATTAATTGGGACATGATTTCCTCGGAGGTGGTCAGGGCTCTGGCCGGAAGCATCGGGATTATTCTGACCATCCCCTTGACGACAATTGTGGCGACGATTTTAAGAAAGAAAAAGAAAGAAAAAGCAGAGCGGTAA
- a CDS encoding MarR family winged helix-turn-helix transcriptional regulator — protein MDFLGEMNYFYLRMSLNELRMMNRQDYSSGVSYHSMLCLNVIANTENCTISKLAEALQITKSGVTIKVNELVKKGLVEKVQSVRDKRIHYLKLNPNISAIYGMFDRIGQNMEETLRKKYTENELSLFSGMLHTIADCDWRSNGYKS, from the coding sequence ATGGATTTTCTTGGAGAAATGAATTATTTTTACTTGCGCATGTCCCTTAACGAGCTGCGTATGATGAACAGGCAGGACTATTCCTCCGGTGTTTCATATCACAGCATGCTCTGTCTCAACGTTATTGCCAATACCGAAAACTGCACGATCAGCAAACTGGCGGAAGCTTTACAAATCACCAAATCCGGTGTCACCATTAAAGTCAACGAGCTTGTGAAAAAAGGGCTGGTTGAGAAAGTCCAAAGTGTTCGGGACAAGCGAATCCATTATTTGAAACTCAATCCGAATATCTCAGCCATTTACGGAATGTTTGACCGTATAGGCCAAAATATGGAAGAGACGCTCAGGAAAAAGTATACAGAAAATGAGCTGTCTCTGTTCTCCGGTATGCTGCACACGATTGCCGACTGTGATTGGAGGTCCAATGGCTACAAATCCTAG
- the trpC gene encoding indole-3-glycerol phosphate synthase TrpC: MSLQEILARKRIDIENELLGGLMNDIERRAFSMPAPRDFYGALAAGGLSVIAEVKKASPSKGIIAPDFDYAKIASAYDGGGAEAISVLTERHFFQGSDTYLAEIKELVQIPVLRKDFMIDERQILESKAIGADAILLIAGILDDKTMRKLYELAQESGLHCLFEAHNEAEVKRAADCGARIIGVNNRNLKTFQIDLATFEQLRKFIPSGTLAVAESGIASSGDAQYMRQAGADAILVGETLMRTEDPGAMIKAFKEGRRCQ, translated from the coding sequence ATGAGTCTGCAGGAGATACTGGCCAGAAAAAGAATTGATATTGAGAATGAATTGCTGGGCGGATTGATGAACGATATTGAAAGAAGAGCGTTTTCCATGCCGGCCCCGAGGGATTTTTACGGCGCCCTGGCCGCCGGGGGGCTTTCGGTAATTGCTGAGGTGAAGAAGGCCTCTCCGTCCAAGGGAATAATCGCCCCGGATTTTGATTACGCTAAAATAGCTTCCGCCTATGATGGCGGTGGAGCAGAAGCCATATCCGTCCTTACGGAAAGACATTTCTTCCAGGGGAGTGACACCTACCTTGCGGAGATTAAAGAGCTGGTTCAGATTCCGGTTCTGCGCAAGGATTTTATGATCGACGAGCGTCAGATTCTGGAAAGCAAGGCGATCGGGGCAGATGCGATTTTGTTGATCGCCGGGATTCTCGATGATAAAACCATGCGGAAACTCTATGAGCTTGCGCAAGAATCCGGATTGCATTGTCTTTTCGAAGCCCATAATGAAGCGGAGGTTAAACGGGCGGCAGATTGCGGAGCCAGAATCATTGGGGTCAATAACCGGAATTTAAAAACTTTCCAGATAGATTTGGCGACCTTTGAGCAGCTGCGCAAGTTCATCCCCTCAGGAACACTGGCGGTCGCCGAAAGCGGGATAGCTTCTTCCGGTGATGCCCAATACATGAGACAGGCAGGTGCCGATGCCATCCTGGTCGGGGAAACATTAATGCGGACAGAAGACCCCGGAGCAATGATTAAAGCGTTTAAGGAGGGGCGCAGGTGCCAATAA